From a region of the Gossypium raimondii isolate GPD5lz chromosome 10, ASM2569854v1, whole genome shotgun sequence genome:
- the LOC128033903 gene encoding uncharacterized mitochondrial protein AtMg00810-like, with product MQDVFEMTDLGLMTYFLRMEVKQNEHGILISQHAFASKILSKLCMSNSKPASTPVAQGEKLSTNSDHKLVDEKSYRSLVGCLFYLIAMRPDIVFMYCYNVAHFKAAKRVLRYVNGTLRYGVKFVKAKELKLVGYSDSAWAAAAVNQAIWLRKLLSDLNVDQEEATEIKMDNQSTVAIAKNPALPIFDVGKENGSGIKELGCLVELGDELVIYNLQNVRNIEEARAAKLWEKKKLQKNWNIDGNFQGKY from the exons ATGCAAGATGTTTTTGAGATGACTGATTTAGGATTGATGACCTACTTTCTTCGAATGGAAGTAAAACAAAATGAACATGGCATCCTCATAAGCCAACATGCTTttgcttcaaaaattttaagcaAGCTTTGCATGTCAAACAGCAAACCTGCTAGCACTCCTGTAGCACAAGGAGAAAAACTCTCCACCAATAGTGACCACAAACTAGTGGATGAGAAGAGCTATAGAAGTCTAGTTGGTTGCCTGTTCTATTTGATAGCAATGAGGCCAGATATTGT GTTCATGTATTGCTACAATGTTGCTCATTTCAAAGCTGCTAAAAGAGTCTTAAGGTATGTCAACGGGACCTTAAGATATGGAGTGAAGTTTGTGAAGGCTAAGGAGCTGAAACTGGTTGGCTATTCAGATAGTGCCTGGGCAG CTGCTGCtgttaatcaagccatttggcttaggAAGCTTTTGAGTGACCTGAATGTTGATCAAGAGGAAGCAACAGAGATCAAAATGGATAACCAATCAACTGTTGCTATTGCCAAGAATCCT GCTTTGCCAATATTTGATGTGGGTAAAGAAAATGGAAGTGGAATCAAGGAACTGGGATGTTTAGTCGAACTTGGAGATGAACTGGTCATATATAATCTTCAGAATGTTAGGAACATAGAAGAAGCTAGGGCAGCAAAACTGTGGGagaagaaaaaattacaaaaaaattggAATATAGATGGGAATTTCCAAGGGAAGTATTAG